The genomic stretch GCATTGCCATCAACACCCCGAGGGCGGCGAGCAATCCGGTCACCATTGTCAGGCGAGCCAAGCCGTTGATATTCCGCTCAGGGAGCGGCCGATCGATCATCGAGCTGCTTCCGAGTATCGCAAGCAGCAGGGCGGGCGAAAGCAATACGATGGGCCCCAGCACGGCAGCGATTTCCATGATCAGACTTCCACGACCTTATGGGACTGGTAGCATTTCCCGACTTCCGCGAACTCCAGATGGTCACGCCAACCGCGATACCAGTCCACGGATGATTCGGCCGTCGGCAGACGCTCGGCAACGGGTTGGTACGGAAAGAACTTGCGATATTCAAATAGCTCGATGCGGGAAGAGTGCGGATCGAGCACCGCCAGCCGTACCCAGCGGTTCCGAACCAGCCGGTCGATGGCAGCGTTGCGAGACATGAGGTTGACGATCACCGCTGGCGTCGTCTCGACCACGATCAATAACCGCATCGGTTCGTGAATCTCGACCATCTGCCAGGGCAGCCCTGTTCTCATGTCGCTGGCCGCGCCGTCCATCACACCGACAAGTGATGTGATGTTGTGCGGGAGCTTCGTCCCGCAGCCCCATCCGGTCGAATCCACGCGACAGAAGTAATATTCGAGGCTTATTCCGGCGCAAACAGGCACGGCGGCGGCCAAAACGCGAGCCAATATTGTTGCCTCCGCATCATCACGCGTCGGGTCGTAGGAGACGAGAAATGCGCGGCGATCGAGAAACAGGCCGCGGGTTCGCTGCCGCCGTCCGACAATGCAAATAGCATTGGTCGCATGACCCATCTCGGGGCGGACCTGGGCCAGGTCCTCGGATCGATTCTCGACGTGTTCCCTGGCGCCGGCAAACGTCAGCGTCAGGGGGGCCGACTCGAATCTCCTGCAACGCTCGTGGGCATTTCCGCCGAGCGCCTGCTCAATCGCGGTACGCGCATAGTCCAAATCGGCGCGATGAGTTCCGGGCAACAGGTCCTCGTCGAAGACCCTGAGGGTTTCATCACAGGTATTGTGGAGGGCGCCCAGGAACCAGGTATCGGCGGGGATGACTAACCCGCGATGTGCCAAGCCGGCTCGAACTCGACCGTCGTTCAACATCGCCGCGATCGCGCGGGCATTGGCCCCCCCCGCCGAACCGCCGCAGGCACCGCAATCGTAGGCCGACGCGTGTGGGTTATTCATGCTCCGCGACCCGTGGCCAATGAAAAGCACCAACCGGGAAAAGTTCTGAAGCAGTCCGATGTCGCGAAGCTGTCGTTCCGCGAGATCGGTCATTTCATCCGAGGTATATCCCAAGTGCTCACCCTGCGAGCCCGGGGTGCCTGCGCTTCGTTCCAGGCCAAGGCGCGTACGCGGCGGATGGACGAAGCGCGCCAGTCGTGCACGGATACCGGCGGCAAGTCGCGGTGAAAGCGTGCGGGCAATTAAAGGAATCGTTGCCAACACTCCGAGTGCTGCGGTCAAGAATGCTCCCGTCAAGATTCCACGGGTGCCCCGATGAATGTTGTGAAAGACGGTTCCCATCAGCCGCCGCGCCTGACGGCGCCTGTGGGCATCCGGCACCGCGTCGTCGGAGCGCTCTTCGACATAGTGCCTGGGTTGAATAACGATGGGACAAAGTGGCACGAAGTGAGCGTCGGCACTGCCGCGATAGTACATCGCTACGCCGAAAAACCCGGCGGCGCTGAATGTCTCACAGTCCGAGGCCGCTTCCTCCAGGTGCCGGCGAAAAGACTCCTCCCGCTCATCCAGGCAGGTGATTACCTGGAAACGGGGTGTGGCCGGCGCTGGTTGCGGCGCGTGGAGCGCGAGTGCGTCCAAGGCCTGTTCGCGGAATCGCTTCTCGTATGCCGCATGCAAGGCGCGACGCCGTTGAATACCGCCGAACGCTTCGATCTCACGAATCAGGTCCGCCCATTCCTCGGCTGTTCTGCGAAGGAGCCTGTCGGGCGGCCAGCCGAGGACCTGCGCAAGCTCGAAAACACTGAATGCCCGCTGCTGTTCGCTTGACGGAGCCGAACGAGGACAGCGCTTGCGGAGTTCGGCCCTCAGCGATGCGAGAGGGCCGGTATAGCCGAGTGTTTGTTGCGAAGCGTCAATTAGCGCGAAACGTTCCAACAACAGGCGAACCGCGAGGAATTCCGTCAGGGTGCCCGCCGGAATCGCATGTGGGACACGGTCGCCACGGATCTCGATCTGCTGAATGATGCCGGCCCAGCCCCGAAGCGAGAGCAACGTTTCCTCGAGAAATGTATCCCACGCGGATTCCGGAACGCCAAGTGCCGCAAGCGACTCGAGAATTGAGTCCAGGGCGCTGGTCTGCGCGTCTTGTAGTCGAGCCATCTCGCGGGCAAGTCGCCGCAGCCACGGTACCGGCGAGGCCCGCTTCCGGTAGAGCGATGCGAATGCCTGGAAAAACCCCTTCTCGCGGTCCGGGAGCACCCAATGCGCCACTCCTTGATCGACGAAGGCGGCGGAGAAGCGAATAAGAATCGGGTTCACGAGCAAGTCGATGTCGATGCCGGTCATTTGCAGAAGTAGATCGCGGTGCCGCAGCGGAATCGACGGAGCCTCCGTGAATTCGGGCACCGCCTGGACGCCTTCGCGACAGACATGCCAAAGTGCTTCAAGCGCAACGGCTTCCCACGTCTCCGCCGACCAACTTTCGATTCTCGACTCGCCGAATTTCTCGAAAAGTGCGTTCACCCAGTCAGGTTGGCGGCGCGCGACGGTAGTTCCGTTGCGACCGCGAAGATCGCGCATCACCCACCGCCGAGTCTCGGCGATCAATTTCTGCTTGACGGCAACGGACGCCATCGGACTGACGCGCTGCAGTGCGTCGGTCATCGCGACGAACCAAGAGAGTTCCTCCGCTGGCCCGGACCGTAGCGGGTATTGGAGCATGGCGAGCCGAAGGTCGATCCGGCTGACTAATCGGGCTACGCCATCGACCGCGCTTATCCCGAGATCGTCCTCGAGCACCGCCCACAAATCGTCGGCCCGGATGCGCCCGGCCGTAAGCGCATCACGATAGCTGGATTCCGGAAGATAGGGCTCGCCGCCGAATATCTGGGTACCATGTTCGAGCGCCTGGTCGAACGGCAAATCCTCAAAGGCGTGTAACGTATTATGGTGGATGAAGACCGTGATGGGGCCCTGTGCAGGAAGCAAATGCGCGGCCCGCTCGATTGCCTCTCGCAGCACTCGATAACGGCCATCCGTGGCGGCGGAGCTGCTCATCGCTTGTCTCTCCGCCGAGCACGAGGCGCGGAAGCGGCCGGCCGGTCCAGAAGCCTTTTTGCCTCAAGCTGTTCCTTTCGCAGTAGTTCCAATGTGTCGGTTGCCTGCGCCAGGAAATACTCCCGCAAAGCCGTCAGTATCTTCCCAAACGCCGGGTCGCGAAGTCGGTAGAAGATTTGATTTCCTGCCTTCCGAGTCTGGACGATGTGCTTGTTCCGGAGGATCGCGAGATGCTGGGACGCATTAGCTTGCTCGATGGCGATCTTTTCGCACAGTTGACCAACGGATAGTTCGCCTTGCTGGAGATGCTCGACAATGGCCACACGCGTCGGGTGTGCCAAGGCCTGAAAGACCTCGGCCTTGAATCGGCGCATTGACTCGAGCACGAACCACCTGTGGGGGCTACAACACTGCTTAAGAATATGCATGTATTGGAATGTACTGGCCAAGAACACGCAAGAGCATCTGGGCTGTGCCTAACTCAAATCGCTTCTTCAGAATAGTGCGGGACTTGCGCCGACAACTGCATCACTCGGCCGACGTGGTTGTCGCGCGTGGCCCCGGATACGTCGCGCTCACTGGCCCATCGAATGCTTCGTCCCCAGACTCAACACGTACGCCGTGCGCAGTCCCGCGATCGACTCCCAGGGCGTGGTCCAGCCGAGCTTCGACCAAACGGTTTCGACGATGATCCGCATGGGAAAATGAAGGAGAGATAATCCACTTCGGCAAATTGCTCTTGCACGAATCGGTGCGCGCGGCTTGAATATTCCGCCGGTTGGGTGTCCTCGAAAGCGTTCCGGGCGGTTCAGATCCCTGGATATCTCACGCATTAAACAGGTGAAGCTGCCATGAGCATTCGACGATCGCGATTGTCG from Pirellulales bacterium encodes the following:
- a CDS encoding DUF2309 domain-containing protein encodes the protein MSSSAATDGRYRVLREAIERAAHLLPAQGPITVFIHHNTLHAFEDLPFDQALEHGTQIFGGEPYLPESSYRDALTAGRIRADDLWAVLEDDLGISAVDGVARLVSRIDLRLAMLQYPLRSGPAEELSWFVAMTDALQRVSPMASVAVKQKLIAETRRWVMRDLRGRNGTTVARRQPDWVNALFEKFGESRIESWSAETWEAVALEALWHVCREGVQAVPEFTEAPSIPLRHRDLLLQMTGIDIDLLVNPILIRFSAAFVDQGVAHWVLPDREKGFFQAFASLYRKRASPVPWLRRLAREMARLQDAQTSALDSILESLAALGVPESAWDTFLEETLLSLRGWAGIIQQIEIRGDRVPHAIPAGTLTEFLAVRLLLERFALIDASQQTLGYTGPLASLRAELRKRCPRSAPSSEQQRAFSVFELAQVLGWPPDRLLRRTAEEWADLIREIEAFGGIQRRRALHAAYEKRFREQALDALALHAPQPAPATPRFQVITCLDEREESFRRHLEEAASDCETFSAAGFFGVAMYYRGSADAHFVPLCPIVIQPRHYVEERSDDAVPDAHRRRQARRLMGTVFHNIHRGTRGILTGAFLTAALGVLATIPLIARTLSPRLAAGIRARLARFVHPPRTRLGLERSAGTPGSQGEHLGYTSDEMTDLAERQLRDIGLLQNFSRLVLFIGHGSRSMNNPHASAYDCGACGGSAGGANARAIAAMLNDGRVRAGLAHRGLVIPADTWFLGALHNTCDETLRVFDEDLLPGTHRADLDYARTAIEQALGGNAHERCRRFESAPLTLTFAGAREHVENRSEDLAQVRPEMGHATNAICIVGRRQRTRGLFLDRRAFLVSYDPTRDDAEATILARVLAAAVPVCAGISLEYYFCRVDSTGWGCGTKLPHNITSLVGVMDGAASDMRTGLPWQMVEIHEPMRLLIVVETTPAVIVNLMSRNAAIDRLVRNRWVRLAVLDPHSSRIELFEYRKFFPYQPVAERLPTAESSVDWYRGWRDHLEFAEVGKCYQSHKVVEV
- a CDS encoding metalloregulator ArsR/SmtB family transcription factor, coding for MRRFKAEVFQALAHPTRVAIVEHLQQGELSVGQLCEKIAIEQANASQHLAILRNKHIVQTRKAGNQIFYRLRDPAFGKILTALREYFLAQATDTLELLRKEQLEAKRLLDRPAASAPRARRRDKR